A genomic window from Gambusia affinis linkage group LG16, SWU_Gaff_1.0, whole genome shotgun sequence includes:
- the zfyve21 gene encoding zinc finger FYVE domain-containing protein 21 isoform X1 produces MSSVPDGKKLVRSPSGLRMVPENGAFNSPFSLDEPQWVPDKECPRCMQCDTKFDFIRRKHHCRRCGRCYCDKCCSKKVALPRMCFVDPVRQCAECSLVSQKELEFYDKQLKVLLGGGMFVVTLGTSDKSETMTCRLSNNHRYLFLDGESHFEVELSRISSMQILTDGTSPGEEDVHTYTSLLDGLCVSEGGTSRASGMLLHYKPMGSQDAQQLQMEAAEDKKVASLWLTAMHKAAKLLHEARDQ; encoded by the exons ATGTCCTCGGTACCAGACGGGAAGAAGCTGGTCCGCAGCCCCAGCGGCCTCCGAATGGTCCCGGAGAACGGCGCCTTCAACAGCCCGTTCTCCCTGGACGAGCCGCAGTGGGTCCCGGATAAAGAG TGTCCGAGATGCATGCAATGCGACACCAAGTTTGACTTCATCAGACGAaag CACCACTGTCGGCGCTGCGGCCGCTGTTACTGCGATAAATGCTGCAGCAAGAAGGTGGCGCTGCCCCGGATGTGCTTCGTTGACCCGGTGAGGCAGTGTGCGGAGTGCAGCCTGGTCTCACAGAAGGAGCTGGAGTTCTACGAcaagcagctcaaagtgctgCTGGGAG gagGGATGTTTGTCGTCACTTTGGGAACGTCGGATAAATCTGAAACCATGACATGCCGCCTCTCCAACAACCACAG ATACCTGTTCCTGGACGGTGAAAGTCACTTTGAGGTGGAGCTGTCCCGCATCTCCAGCATGCAGATACTGACAGACGGGACGAGTCCAGGAG AGGAAGACGTTCACACTTACACCAGCCTGCTGGACGGCCTGTGTGTCTCTGAAG gagggACGTCGCGGGCCAGTGGGATGCTCCTCCATTACAAACCAATGGGCTCCCAGGACGCCCAGCAGCTACAGATGGAGGCTGCAGAAGACAAGAAGGTGGCATCGCTGTGGCTCACTGCAATGCACAAG GCGGCCAAGCTGCTTCACGAAGCTCGAGACCAGTGA
- the zfyve21 gene encoding zinc finger FYVE domain-containing protein 21 isoform X2 has product MSSVPDGKKLVRSPSGLRMVPENGAFNSPFSLDEPQWVPDKECPRCMQCDTKFDFIRRKHHCRRCGRCYCDKCCSKKVALPRMCFVDPVRQCAECSLVSQKELEFYDKQLKVLLGGGMFVVTLGTSDKSETMTCRLSNNHRYLFLDGESHFEVELSRISSMQILTDGTSPGGGTSRASGMLLHYKPMGSQDAQQLQMEAAEDKKVASLWLTAMHKAAKLLHEARDQ; this is encoded by the exons ATGTCCTCGGTACCAGACGGGAAGAAGCTGGTCCGCAGCCCCAGCGGCCTCCGAATGGTCCCGGAGAACGGCGCCTTCAACAGCCCGTTCTCCCTGGACGAGCCGCAGTGGGTCCCGGATAAAGAG TGTCCGAGATGCATGCAATGCGACACCAAGTTTGACTTCATCAGACGAaag CACCACTGTCGGCGCTGCGGCCGCTGTTACTGCGATAAATGCTGCAGCAAGAAGGTGGCGCTGCCCCGGATGTGCTTCGTTGACCCGGTGAGGCAGTGTGCGGAGTGCAGCCTGGTCTCACAGAAGGAGCTGGAGTTCTACGAcaagcagctcaaagtgctgCTGGGAG gagGGATGTTTGTCGTCACTTTGGGAACGTCGGATAAATCTGAAACCATGACATGCCGCCTCTCCAACAACCACAG ATACCTGTTCCTGGACGGTGAAAGTCACTTTGAGGTGGAGCTGTCCCGCATCTCCAGCATGCAGATACTGACAGACGGGACGAGTCCAGGAG gagggACGTCGCGGGCCAGTGGGATGCTCCTCCATTACAAACCAATGGGCTCCCAGGACGCCCAGCAGCTACAGATGGAGGCTGCAGAAGACAAGAAGGTGGCATCGCTGTGGCTCACTGCAATGCACAAG GCGGCCAAGCTGCTTCACGAAGCTCGAGACCAGTGA